In Syngnathus acus chromosome 21, fSynAcu1.2, whole genome shotgun sequence, one genomic interval encodes:
- the tmem198a gene encoding transmembrane protein 198-B, with amino-acid sequence MASTGRLLGLAELGLKCDQEIERRYEIVPSVVCSMSCLFGIIYCFFGYRCFKAVLFLTGLMFGSVVIFMLCYKERVMDTQLSIEASVGIGLGIGTLCGLVTMLVRSVGLFMVGLLLGLLVGVASLVVMEEFYHPKTVWVPLGILLGSGTLFAVLTLQWQRCFVTFSTATFGSAIITITVDYFIELFAMVQYVYERLKVAPKKPMCWFTWIIMGVWPVLALLGVLIQWKVTAEGFSHTEVVLSRQQRRVQLMRIRQREEKLKKENENKKKKKQQSQKSGPKQKTNSHHQQYHHPGTSQTHHPSRSTQPPKVPPPQTDPGFHRKPKPKKRFEGDVLSPSYIRSFRDRQTDRRAYSHSRMMSRSRMAELDYDCGSQVPLTAPSGAPVRI; translated from the exons ATGGCCTCCACCGGCCGGCTGCTGGGTCTGGCCGAGCTGGGGCTGAAATGTGACCAAGAGATAGAGAGGAGATATGAAATTGTGCCGTCGGTGGTCTGCTCCATGAGCTGCCTTTTCGGAATCATCTACTGCTTCTTTG GCTACAGATGCTTCAAGGCCGTTCTGTTCCTCACCGGCCTCATGTTTGGCTCTGTGGTCATCTTCATGCTGTGCTACAAGGAGAGGGTGATGGACACTCAGCTCAGCATAGAGGCGTCGGTGGGCATCGGCCTCGGGATTGGGACTTTGTGCGGATTGGTGACGATGTTGGTCCGCAGTGTCGGACTCTTCATGGTGGGCCTGCTTTTGGGACTGTTGGTTGGAGTGGCTTCATTGGTG GTCATGGAGGAATTTTACCACCCCAAAACAGTTTGGGTTCCTCTGGGAATTCTTCTGGGTTCCGGGACCCTGTTTGCTGTCCTCACTCTTCAGTGGCAGCGTTGCTTCGTGACCTTCTCCACCGCCACTTTCGGTTCTGCAATCATTACCATCACCGTGGATTACTTCATAGAGCTTTTTGCGATGGTGCAATACGTCTACGAGAGACTCAAG gtggcacccaagaaGCCAATGTGCTGGTTCACGTGGATCATCATGGGGGTGTGGCCTGTCCTGGCACTGCTTGGAGTGCTGATTCAGTGGAAAGTCACAGCAGAGGGTTTTTCTCACACAGAGG TGGTTTTGAGTCGGCAACAAAGGCGAGTGCAGCTCATGCGAATCCGGCAGCGAGAGGAGAAGCTCAAAAAGGAGAATgagaacaagaagaagaaaaaacaacagagcCAGAAGAGCGGCCCAAAACAGAAAACCAACAGTCACCACCAGCAGTACCACCACCCGGGGACATCCCAAACGCATCACCCATCCCGAAGCACGCAACCCCCCAAAGTCCCTCCCCCTCAGACTGACCCAGGCTTCCATCGCAAGCCCAAACCCAAAAAGCGCTTTGAAGGGGATGTGCTCTCACCG AGCTACATCCGCAGTTTCAGGGACAGGCAAACAGACAGACGAGCGTATTCCCACAGTCGAATGATGAGCCGCTCCCGGATGGCTGAACTTGACTACGACTGTGGCTCTCAAGTGCCCCTCACAGCACCTTCTGGAGCTCCAGTTCGGATCTGA
- the desma gene encoding desmin a: protein MSKSYSSSAQSASSYRRTFGTGVGSSPMSSLFSTHGGGGRSSSSHSTRVYEVKSGGPSYSSFRASSGGAGLGLGSSTAMRTYGEKLDFNLADAMNQDFLNTRTNEKAELQHLNDRFASYIEKVRFLEQQNAALTVEIEKLKGREGPGRVAEMYEDEMRELRRQIEALSNQRARVEVERDNLADDLQKLKLRLQEEVHQKEEAENNLSAFRADVDSATLARLDLERRIESLQEEIAFLKKIHEEEIRELQSHIQDTQVQIQMDMSKPDLTAALRDIRMQYETIAAKNISEAEDWYKSKVTDLNQAVSKNTDALRSAKQESMEFRHQIQSYTCEIDSLKGTNESLLRQMREIEDRMGREASGYQDTIARLEEDIAKMKDDMARHLREYQDLLNVKMALDIEIATYRKLLEGEETRITTTMPLQTAYSAIGFRETSPESQSQRSSETHSKKTVLIKTIETRDGEVVSESTQHQQDIM, encoded by the exons ATGAGCAAGTCCTACTCATCTTCCGCCCAGTCGGCCTCTTCGTACCGTCGCACCTTTGGTACTGGTGTCGGTTCATCTCCGATGTCTTCCCTCTTCTCCACTCATGGAGGAGGAGGTCGCAGCTCCTCGAGCCATAGTACTCGAGTGTATGAAGTCAAAAGTGGTGGTCCGTCGTATTCCAGCTTCAGGGCGTCCTCCGGGGGCGCCGGCCTCGGCCTGGGCTCCTCCACAGCCATGCGCACCTACGGCGAGAAACTTGACTTCAACCTGGCCGATGCCATGAACCAAGACTTCCTCAACACAAGGACCAACGAGAAGGCCGAGCTTCAGCATCTCAACGACCGCTTCGCCAGCTACATTGAGAAGGTTCGTTTCCTGGAGCAGCAGAACGCTGCTCTGACGGTGGAGATCGAGAAGCTCAAGGGCCGCGAGGGACCCGGGCGTGTGGCTGAGATGTACGAAGATGAAATGAGGGAGCTGAGGAGGCAAATTGAAGCTTTGTCCAACCAGCGTGCCCGTGTGGAGGTGGAAAGAGATAACCTGGCTGATGACCTTCAAAAACTGAAACTCAG ACTACAGGAGGAGGTTCACCAAAAGGAAGAAGCCGAGAATAATCTGTCTGCCTTCAGAGCT gaTGTGGACAGTGCCACTCTGGCCCGGTTGGACCTGGAGAGGCGTATCGAGAGTCTGCAAGAAGAGATTGCCTTCCTCAAGAAGATCCACGAAGAG GAAATCCGTGAGCTGCAGAGCCATATTCAGGACACTCAGGTGCAGATCCAGATGGACATGTCCAAACCCGACCTGACCGCCGCTTTGAGGGACATCCGCATGCAGTACGAGACGATCGCTGCCAAGAACATCTCAGAGGCCGAGGACTGGTACAAATCTAAG GTCACAGATCTGAACCAGGCTGTGAGTAAGAACACTGATGCCCTGCGCTCTGCCAAACAAGAGAGCATGGAGTTCCGACACCAGATCCAGTCCTATACTTGTGAGATTGACTCACTCAAGGGCACC AATGAGTCTCTGCTGCGTCAGATGAGAGAGATTGAAGACCGCATGGGTCGTGAGGCTTCCGGTTACCAGGATACGATCGCACGTCTGGAGGAGGACATTGCTAAAATGAAG GATGATATGGCCCGTCACCTGAGGGAGTACCAGGACCTGCTGAATGTCAAAATGGCTCTGGATATTGAGATTGCCACCTACCGCAAGCTGCTGGAGGGAGAAGAGACCAG GATCACCACCACAATGCCTCTCCAAACTGCCTATTCCGCCATTGGATTTAGAG AGACCAGTCCCGAGTCTCAGTCGCAGCGTTCCTCCGAGACGCACTCAAAGAAGACAGTTCTCATCAAGACCATCGAGACCCGTGATGGAGAG GTTGTCAGCGAGTCCACACAGCACCAGCAGGACATCATGTGA